One Peromyscus leucopus breed LL Stock chromosome 4, UCI_PerLeu_2.1, whole genome shotgun sequence genomic region harbors:
- the LOC114688281 gene encoding olfactory receptor 4F15-like, with the protein MNETNYTEVSEFVFLGLSTSRPIQHFFLAFSMVFYVAIVLGNTLVVLTVAFDPHLHSPMYFLLGNLSFIDLCLSTLTVPKMISDLYSGHNIISFQGCVFQIFVLHVLGGCEMVLLIAMAWDRYVAICKPLHYLTIMNPRTCLLLLSGAWIIGFLHSVAQLAFVVHLRFCGPNKIDSFYCDLPRFIKLACTDTYRMEFMVAANSGIISIGTFFLLIVSYILILFSVWKHSSGDLSKALSTLSAHISVVVLFFGPCIFVYMWPFPTVPVDKFLAILDFMITPILNPAIYTLRNKDMKVAMKRLSDQLLHFRKMS; encoded by the coding sequence ATGAATGAAACAAATTACACAGAGGTGTCTGAATTTGTGTTTCTGGGACTTTCAACATCTAGACCaatacaacatttcttccttgcCTTCTCTATGGTGTTTTATGTAGCCATTGTCCTGGGAAACACCCTTGTTGTGCTTACAGTGGCCTTTGACCCACATTTACATTCCCCTATGTACTTTCTTTTGGGAAACCTCTCATTCATTGATTTATGTCTTTCCACCTTAACTGTTCCCAAAATGATTTCTGACCTGTACTCTGGGCACAATATCATCTCATTCCAGGGCTGTGTCTTCCAGATATTTGTCCTTCATGTTCTAGGGGGATGTGAGATGGTGTTGCTGATAGCCATGGCCTGGGACAGATATGTGGCCATATGCAAGCCCCTCCACTACCTGACCATCATGAACCCACGGACTTGCCTATTGCTTCTTTCTGGTGCTTGGATCATTGGGTTCCTGCATTCAGTGGCCCAGTTAGCTTTTGTTGTCCATTTGAGATTTTGTGGTCCTAATAAGATAGATAGTTTTTACTGTGATCTTCCTAGGTTCATCAAACTGGCCTGCACAGACACCTACAGAATGGAATTCATGGTTGCTGCCAACAGTGGCATCATTTCTATTGGCAccttctttttattaattgtttcctACATTCTTATCCTGTTCTCTGTATGGAAACATTCATCAGGTGATTTGTCCAAGGCCCTCTCTACACTTTCTGCTCACAtctctgtggtggttttgttCTTTGGACCATGCATCTTCGTGTACATGTGGCCATTTCCTACTGTCCCAGTGGATAAGTTTCTTGCCATTCTGGACTTCATGATTACACCCATCCTGAACCCTGCCATTTACACACTGAGGAACAAAGACATGAAGGTGGCAATGAAGAGACTAAGTGATCAGCTTCTACATTTTAGGAAAATGTCCTGA